The following proteins are co-located in the Ursus arctos isolate Adak ecotype North America unplaced genomic scaffold, UrsArc2.0 scaffold_13, whole genome shotgun sequence genome:
- the DACT2 gene encoding dapper homolog 2 isoform X1: MWAPSGPPGPAGWDRRRVGARLRAALAGLHELQGLRATQQARVRGALAMQPPPGPAAPRGPEHPEHPRGPRAHELRLEAALAALQEQLNRLRRQDVGLKTHLEQLDRQISELQLDVRRPCSEVADSDSRPSSGFYELSDVGSCSLSASCTSVCSDRMYSSLGTLLPADPAARADAGDCRPRSADETTVHGAPLPAWRPPATEEGMSRPRPVSTGDLERGLPSEMVFPKASADPKATSFLCHGMDLPAPVLDPKYQRDLVSKGGREVYPYPSPLHAVALQSPLFALHKEALQSHGHSPPREPLPSPTALGSMQTRPVLEAGPATAYIDRLLSLRGRGTPPRGSVGEQGPPRHEAPPCPQVLGGQRANSDSSLEKLVCAPGRAGTGGMPQGGDTSRESFEQQGPALLPATPHPSSLPEEGPKPPRGCVRGETMVGSPESGHGRAPSAHPQAQQPALSFQESPVLLPSRKGGGESPTLAPGCCVHPPFADSGASLLGLKTGHLKTKAVKIKRGASDKVLRFGGQPSPGGTLAVPQLPPKLGEGLRRRPTLVGVAPSRSCSEPRLYPVPVLVPLLVARREGRRAPAPALFPLEAAALGAGGEAQKKQRKWLSSVEISGSLGPHRPAASRAGGPRPVCARARPKLPRQDARVRSESEGSEQSAEGTSLLHSTVAETSEDGASDHTASHFGDRESSSSDSEAGAWPRACAPQPPRAPGARRPPLPPVPKLCRIKASKALKRKIRRFQPAALRVMTMV; the protein is encoded by the exons ATGTGGGCGCCGAGCGGCCCGCCGGGGCCCGCAGGCTGGGACCGCCGCAGGGTGGGCGCCCGGCTACGCGCAGCGCTCGCGGGGCTGCACGAGCTGCAGGGGCTGCGCGCCACGCAGCAGGCGCGCGTGCGGGGTGCCCTGGCCATGCAGCCCCCGCCGGGACCCGCCGCCCCCCGCGGCCCCGAGCACCCCGAGCACCCTCGCGGCCCCCGCGCGCACGAACTGCGGCTGGAGGCGGCGCTGGCGGCGCTGCAGGAGCAGCTG AACCGCTTACGACGCCAGGATGTCGGCCTGAAAACCCACTTGGAGCAGCTGGACCGGCAGATCAGTGAGCTGCAGCTGGACGTGCGGCGGCCCTGCAGCGAGGTGGCCGACAGTGACAGCAGGCCCAGCTCAG GCTTCTATGAGCTGAGCGACGTCGGCTCCTGCTCCCTGTCCGCCTCCTGCACATCCGTGTGTAGTGACCGCATGTACTCCTCCTTGGGCACTTTGCTGCCGGCTGACCCCGCGGCCAGGGCCGACGCGGGGGACTGCCGGCCCCGGTCAGCCGACGAGACCACCGTGCACGGAGCGCCCCTGCCCGCCTGGAGACCCCCAGCCACGGAGGAGGGCATGTCCCGGCCCAGGCCAGTGTCCACAG GTGATCTTGAAAGAGGCCTGCCATCCGAGATGGTGTTCCCGAAAGCCAGTGCAGACCCCAAGGCCACTTCCTTTCTCTGCCACGGGATGGACCTCCCAGCCCCCGTGCTGGACCCCAAGTACCAGCGTGACCTGGTGTCCAAGGGCGGCAGGGAGGTGTACCCGTACCCCAGTCCCCTGCACGCCGTGGCTCTGCAGAGCCCTCTCTTTGCTCTACACAAGGAGGCCCTGCAGAGTCATGGCCACTCGCCCCCTAGGGAGCCCCTTCCAAGCCCCACGGCCCTGGGCTCCATGCAGACTAGACCTGTCCTTGAGGCTGGCCCAGCTACAGCCTATATAGACAGGCTGCTGAGTCTGCGGGGCCGAGGGACCCCCCCAAGGGGCAGTGTGGGTGAGCAGGGACCCCCAAGACACGAGGCGCCCCCGTGCCCACAGGTGCTTGGTGGCCAGAGAGCAAACAGTGACAGTAGCCTAGAGAAGCTGGTGTGCGCCCCAGGGAGAGCAGGAACAGGTGGCATGCCTCAGGGGGGGGACACCAGCAGGGAGAGCTTCGAGCAGCAGGGACCTGCACTCCTCCCAGCCACCCCACACCCCAGCAGCCTTCCAGAGGAGGGACCCAAACCCCCAAGGGGCTGTGTCCGTGGGGAGACCATGGTGGGCTCCCCTGAGTCGGGGCATGGGCGagccccctctgcccacccccaggcccagcaGCCGGCTCTCAGTTTCCAGGAGAGCCCTGTCCTGTTGCCCAGCAggaaggggggcggggagagcccCACTCTGGCCCCAGGGTGCTGTGTCCACCCCCCGTTTGCTGACAGTGGAGCTTCCCTCCTGGGGCTGAAAACAGGCCACCTCAAGACAAAGGCTGTGAAGATCAAGAGAGGGGCCAGTGACAAGGTGCTGCGGTTTGGGGGGCAGCCATCCCCCGGGGGCACACTCGCAGTCCCCCAGTTGCCCCCCAAGTTGGGGGAGGGTCTCAGGAGGAGGCCCACCCTGGTGGGAGTGGCACCCAGCCGGTCCTGCTCTGAGCCCAGACTCTACCCCGTGCCCGTCCTGGTGCCCCTGCTGGTGGCCCGACGGGAGGGTCGCCGGGCCCCTGCCCCGGCCTTGTTCCCCTTGGAAGCGGCTGCTCTGGGGGCCGGTGGGGAGGCGCAGAAGAAGCAGCGCAAGTGGCTGTCCTCCGTGGAGATCTCAGGCAGCCTGGGGCCCCACAGACCAGCGGCCAGCAGAGCGGGGGGCCCGCGGCCGGTGTGTGCCCGGGCCAGGCCCAAGCTGCCCCGCCAGGATGCCCGGGTCAGGAGTGAGTCAGAGGGCTCTGAGCAGTCGGCCGAGGGCACCTCCCTGCTCCACTCCACTGTGGCCGAGACCAGTGAGGACGGGGCGAGCGACCATACCGCCAGCCACTTTGGGGACAGGGAGTCCAGCAGCAGTGACTCAGAGGCTGGGGCCTGGCCTCGGGCGTGTGCCCCGCAGCCCCCGAGGGCCCCAGGCGCCCGCaggccacccctgcccccagtaCCCAAACTGTGCCGCATCAAGGCCTCCAAGGCCCTGAAGAGAAAGATCCGAAGGTTCCAGCCGGCGGCACTCAGGGTCATGACGATGGTGTGA
- the DACT2 gene encoding dapper homolog 2 isoform X2: MKSIVKAFRPQHGRRPHSPAPHPHTGVDRASPFRCEDRKDSQPPLGSLCCRSSPVGMSNRLRRQDVGLKTHLEQLDRQISELQLDVRRPCSEVADSDSRPSSGFYELSDVGSCSLSASCTSVCSDRMYSSLGTLLPADPAARADAGDCRPRSADETTVHGAPLPAWRPPATEEGMSRPRPVSTGDLERGLPSEMVFPKASADPKATSFLCHGMDLPAPVLDPKYQRDLVSKGGREVYPYPSPLHAVALQSPLFALHKEALQSHGHSPPREPLPSPTALGSMQTRPVLEAGPATAYIDRLLSLRGRGTPPRGSVGEQGPPRHEAPPCPQVLGGQRANSDSSLEKLVCAPGRAGTGGMPQGGDTSRESFEQQGPALLPATPHPSSLPEEGPKPPRGCVRGETMVGSPESGHGRAPSAHPQAQQPALSFQESPVLLPSRKGGGESPTLAPGCCVHPPFADSGASLLGLKTGHLKTKAVKIKRGASDKVLRFGGQPSPGGTLAVPQLPPKLGEGLRRRPTLVGVAPSRSCSEPRLYPVPVLVPLLVARREGRRAPAPALFPLEAAALGAGGEAQKKQRKWLSSVEISGSLGPHRPAASRAGGPRPVCARARPKLPRQDARVRSESEGSEQSAEGTSLLHSTVAETSEDGASDHTASHFGDRESSSSDSEAGAWPRACAPQPPRAPGARRPPLPPVPKLCRIKASKALKRKIRRFQPAALRVMTMV, translated from the exons ATGAAGAGCATAGTCAAAGCCTTTCGTCCCCAGCACGGTCGCAGACCTCACAGCCCCGCTCCTCACCCCCACACTGGCGTGGACCGGGCGTCACCGTTCAGGTGTGAAGACAGGAAGGACTCGCAGCCACCCCTCGGCAGCTTGTGCTGCAGGAGCTCCCCAGTGGGCATGAGT AACCGCTTACGACGCCAGGATGTCGGCCTGAAAACCCACTTGGAGCAGCTGGACCGGCAGATCAGTGAGCTGCAGCTGGACGTGCGGCGGCCCTGCAGCGAGGTGGCCGACAGTGACAGCAGGCCCAGCTCAG GCTTCTATGAGCTGAGCGACGTCGGCTCCTGCTCCCTGTCCGCCTCCTGCACATCCGTGTGTAGTGACCGCATGTACTCCTCCTTGGGCACTTTGCTGCCGGCTGACCCCGCGGCCAGGGCCGACGCGGGGGACTGCCGGCCCCGGTCAGCCGACGAGACCACCGTGCACGGAGCGCCCCTGCCCGCCTGGAGACCCCCAGCCACGGAGGAGGGCATGTCCCGGCCCAGGCCAGTGTCCACAG GTGATCTTGAAAGAGGCCTGCCATCCGAGATGGTGTTCCCGAAAGCCAGTGCAGACCCCAAGGCCACTTCCTTTCTCTGCCACGGGATGGACCTCCCAGCCCCCGTGCTGGACCCCAAGTACCAGCGTGACCTGGTGTCCAAGGGCGGCAGGGAGGTGTACCCGTACCCCAGTCCCCTGCACGCCGTGGCTCTGCAGAGCCCTCTCTTTGCTCTACACAAGGAGGCCCTGCAGAGTCATGGCCACTCGCCCCCTAGGGAGCCCCTTCCAAGCCCCACGGCCCTGGGCTCCATGCAGACTAGACCTGTCCTTGAGGCTGGCCCAGCTACAGCCTATATAGACAGGCTGCTGAGTCTGCGGGGCCGAGGGACCCCCCCAAGGGGCAGTGTGGGTGAGCAGGGACCCCCAAGACACGAGGCGCCCCCGTGCCCACAGGTGCTTGGTGGCCAGAGAGCAAACAGTGACAGTAGCCTAGAGAAGCTGGTGTGCGCCCCAGGGAGAGCAGGAACAGGTGGCATGCCTCAGGGGGGGGACACCAGCAGGGAGAGCTTCGAGCAGCAGGGACCTGCACTCCTCCCAGCCACCCCACACCCCAGCAGCCTTCCAGAGGAGGGACCCAAACCCCCAAGGGGCTGTGTCCGTGGGGAGACCATGGTGGGCTCCCCTGAGTCGGGGCATGGGCGagccccctctgcccacccccaggcccagcaGCCGGCTCTCAGTTTCCAGGAGAGCCCTGTCCTGTTGCCCAGCAggaaggggggcggggagagcccCACTCTGGCCCCAGGGTGCTGTGTCCACCCCCCGTTTGCTGACAGTGGAGCTTCCCTCCTGGGGCTGAAAACAGGCCACCTCAAGACAAAGGCTGTGAAGATCAAGAGAGGGGCCAGTGACAAGGTGCTGCGGTTTGGGGGGCAGCCATCCCCCGGGGGCACACTCGCAGTCCCCCAGTTGCCCCCCAAGTTGGGGGAGGGTCTCAGGAGGAGGCCCACCCTGGTGGGAGTGGCACCCAGCCGGTCCTGCTCTGAGCCCAGACTCTACCCCGTGCCCGTCCTGGTGCCCCTGCTGGTGGCCCGACGGGAGGGTCGCCGGGCCCCTGCCCCGGCCTTGTTCCCCTTGGAAGCGGCTGCTCTGGGGGCCGGTGGGGAGGCGCAGAAGAAGCAGCGCAAGTGGCTGTCCTCCGTGGAGATCTCAGGCAGCCTGGGGCCCCACAGACCAGCGGCCAGCAGAGCGGGGGGCCCGCGGCCGGTGTGTGCCCGGGCCAGGCCCAAGCTGCCCCGCCAGGATGCCCGGGTCAGGAGTGAGTCAGAGGGCTCTGAGCAGTCGGCCGAGGGCACCTCCCTGCTCCACTCCACTGTGGCCGAGACCAGTGAGGACGGGGCGAGCGACCATACCGCCAGCCACTTTGGGGACAGGGAGTCCAGCAGCAGTGACTCAGAGGCTGGGGCCTGGCCTCGGGCGTGTGCCCCGCAGCCCCCGAGGGCCCCAGGCGCCCGCaggccacccctgcccccagtaCCCAAACTGTGCCGCATCAAGGCCTCCAAGGCCCTGAAGAGAAAGATCCGAAGGTTCCAGCCGGCGGCACTCAGGGTCATGACGATGGTGTGA
- the DACT2 gene encoding dapper homolog 2 isoform X3, with protein MYSSLGTLLPADPAARADAGDCRPRSADETTVHGAPLPAWRPPATEEGMSRPRPVSTGDLERGLPSEMVFPKASADPKATSFLCHGMDLPAPVLDPKYQRDLVSKGGREVYPYPSPLHAVALQSPLFALHKEALQSHGHSPPREPLPSPTALGSMQTRPVLEAGPATAYIDRLLSLRGRGTPPRGSVGEQGPPRHEAPPCPQVLGGQRANSDSSLEKLVCAPGRAGTGGMPQGGDTSRESFEQQGPALLPATPHPSSLPEEGPKPPRGCVRGETMVGSPESGHGRAPSAHPQAQQPALSFQESPVLLPSRKGGGESPTLAPGCCVHPPFADSGASLLGLKTGHLKTKAVKIKRGASDKVLRFGGQPSPGGTLAVPQLPPKLGEGLRRRPTLVGVAPSRSCSEPRLYPVPVLVPLLVARREGRRAPAPALFPLEAAALGAGGEAQKKQRKWLSSVEISGSLGPHRPAASRAGGPRPVCARARPKLPRQDARVRSESEGSEQSAEGTSLLHSTVAETSEDGASDHTASHFGDRESSSSDSEAGAWPRACAPQPPRAPGARRPPLPPVPKLCRIKASKALKRKIRRFQPAALRVMTMV; from the exons ATGTACTCCTCCTTGGGCACTTTGCTGCCGGCTGACCCCGCGGCCAGGGCCGACGCGGGGGACTGCCGGCCCCGGTCAGCCGACGAGACCACCGTGCACGGAGCGCCCCTGCCCGCCTGGAGACCCCCAGCCACGGAGGAGGGCATGTCCCGGCCCAGGCCAGTGTCCACAG GTGATCTTGAAAGAGGCCTGCCATCCGAGATGGTGTTCCCGAAAGCCAGTGCAGACCCCAAGGCCACTTCCTTTCTCTGCCACGGGATGGACCTCCCAGCCCCCGTGCTGGACCCCAAGTACCAGCGTGACCTGGTGTCCAAGGGCGGCAGGGAGGTGTACCCGTACCCCAGTCCCCTGCACGCCGTGGCTCTGCAGAGCCCTCTCTTTGCTCTACACAAGGAGGCCCTGCAGAGTCATGGCCACTCGCCCCCTAGGGAGCCCCTTCCAAGCCCCACGGCCCTGGGCTCCATGCAGACTAGACCTGTCCTTGAGGCTGGCCCAGCTACAGCCTATATAGACAGGCTGCTGAGTCTGCGGGGCCGAGGGACCCCCCCAAGGGGCAGTGTGGGTGAGCAGGGACCCCCAAGACACGAGGCGCCCCCGTGCCCACAGGTGCTTGGTGGCCAGAGAGCAAACAGTGACAGTAGCCTAGAGAAGCTGGTGTGCGCCCCAGGGAGAGCAGGAACAGGTGGCATGCCTCAGGGGGGGGACACCAGCAGGGAGAGCTTCGAGCAGCAGGGACCTGCACTCCTCCCAGCCACCCCACACCCCAGCAGCCTTCCAGAGGAGGGACCCAAACCCCCAAGGGGCTGTGTCCGTGGGGAGACCATGGTGGGCTCCCCTGAGTCGGGGCATGGGCGagccccctctgcccacccccaggcccagcaGCCGGCTCTCAGTTTCCAGGAGAGCCCTGTCCTGTTGCCCAGCAggaaggggggcggggagagcccCACTCTGGCCCCAGGGTGCTGTGTCCACCCCCCGTTTGCTGACAGTGGAGCTTCCCTCCTGGGGCTGAAAACAGGCCACCTCAAGACAAAGGCTGTGAAGATCAAGAGAGGGGCCAGTGACAAGGTGCTGCGGTTTGGGGGGCAGCCATCCCCCGGGGGCACACTCGCAGTCCCCCAGTTGCCCCCCAAGTTGGGGGAGGGTCTCAGGAGGAGGCCCACCCTGGTGGGAGTGGCACCCAGCCGGTCCTGCTCTGAGCCCAGACTCTACCCCGTGCCCGTCCTGGTGCCCCTGCTGGTGGCCCGACGGGAGGGTCGCCGGGCCCCTGCCCCGGCCTTGTTCCCCTTGGAAGCGGCTGCTCTGGGGGCCGGTGGGGAGGCGCAGAAGAAGCAGCGCAAGTGGCTGTCCTCCGTGGAGATCTCAGGCAGCCTGGGGCCCCACAGACCAGCGGCCAGCAGAGCGGGGGGCCCGCGGCCGGTGTGTGCCCGGGCCAGGCCCAAGCTGCCCCGCCAGGATGCCCGGGTCAGGAGTGAGTCAGAGGGCTCTGAGCAGTCGGCCGAGGGCACCTCCCTGCTCCACTCCACTGTGGCCGAGACCAGTGAGGACGGGGCGAGCGACCATACCGCCAGCCACTTTGGGGACAGGGAGTCCAGCAGCAGTGACTCAGAGGCTGGGGCCTGGCCTCGGGCGTGTGCCCCGCAGCCCCCGAGGGCCCCAGGCGCCCGCaggccacccctgcccccagtaCCCAAACTGTGCCGCATCAAGGCCTCCAAGGCCCTGAAGAGAAAGATCCGAAGGTTCCAGCCGGCGGCACTCAGGGTCATGACGATGGTGTGA